The genomic interval TGCGGTAGGAGCCGGCGGCATGCCAGGCGGTGCGGGCGAACATGCCGACATAGCTGCCGTAATCGGCCGGCCACCAGTCCTGGCTGTCGGTCATCAGCGCCCGCAGGTCTGCCTTCAGGGCCTCGACGTCCAGCTTCTGCAGCTCTGCGCGATAGTTGAAATCCTTGCCCAGCGGGTTGGTCTTGCTGTCGTGCTGATGCAGGATGTCGAGGTTCAGCGCGTTCGGCCACCACGCCATGACCGAGCTGCCCATCGCGGTCATCCCGCCATGCATCACCGGGCACTTGCCGGTGGTCTTGATGTCGTTTCCGTCCATGATCGCTCTCCTTTGCTGGGTCGTGCCGCCGGGGCGGCGCAGATACCGGGTGCGGACTGCGGCCGCCATGCGACCGCAGCGGATGGCTCGTGCGAATCTGCACTCCCTCTGCCGACAGGTTCTAGCAGCTTTAAAAATACTTGGAATTTATATGTTTGTATGGCTATAATAATCTTTAGTTATGATCCTGCCCAAGGTGCCTTGGCCGTTCAGCCGTGCGGGCGGGCGCGGTCCATCAGGCCGCGGATCCAGCGCCCCGAGGCCCGGGCCGCCGGCACGCCCAGCACCAGCGCGGCCCCGGCCGCCCGCAGCGGTGCCAGCACCGGCAGGCCGGTCCAGCTGGCCAGCAGCGACAGCATGAACAGGTTGATCCAGACCGCCGCCGCCGCGAAGGGATAGAAGAGCAGCGCCAGTTTCCAGGCGGGCCAGCCGTCAGTGGCTGGTTCCGTCCTCGAAGGTGATCTTGTTCCAGACATTGTATTTCCCCGAAGGCTTGCGCATCGGCAGCCGTTTCACCTCGTCCAGCGTCCTGGCATCATAGACCACGACCGCGCCCTCGTCCTCCCACAGCGAGACCAGCACATGGCTGCCGTCGCGGGTGAATTCGCTATGGGCGAAGGTCTGGCCCGGGAAGGGCGCGAGGGTCCTGACGATCTCCAGCGTCTGCTTGTCGATGATGTGCATCTCGTCCTTGTGCGGGCCGAAGAACACGTCCGCCCAGACATAGGGGCTGGTGGCATGGCCGCGCAGGAAGAAGCCGGGACCGTCGGTCTTGATCTGCTTGACCAGGCTCCAGTCCTGCATGTCGATGACCGAAAGCACGCCCTCGCCCAGATGCGGGGTAGCCATGACGCGGCGGCCGTCGCGTTCCCAGGTGATGCCCGAGCCCAGATGCGGCATCCCCGGCAGGGGCAGCTCCGCCACCTTGTGCCCGTCGTCCAGGTCGATCACCACGCCCTTGTCGCCGTCGCGGTTGGCGCCGATCAGCTGCCGGTAGTCGGGCGAGAAGAAGAAGTCGTCCAGCGGCTCGTCGATGGGGATGCGGCGGATGGACAGGTCGGCGGTCGCGACCTCCCAGATCTCGGGCGCGTCCTTCAGCGCCAGCACGAAGCTGTGGCGCTGCGGCGCCTGATAGACGGCGCTGACCCGGCTGGGGATGCCGCCGACCTGCGTGTCGATCAGCCGCAGCGGGTTCAGGTCCGAATCCAGGATGGTCAGGCTTTCCGGCAGGTAGTTCGCCACCGCGATGCGCCGGCCGTCCGGGCTGATGGCGATGTTGCGGCTGTTCAGCGCGGCGCGGATGCGGCCGACCTCGGCCAGCGACCAGATATCGTATTTCTGCACCCAGCCGTCGCGCGACATGATATAGACGAAGCGCCCGTCCGGGCTGAATTTCGGCCCGCCATGCACGGCGAAGGGGGTGGCGAAGCGGTCCAGAACCTCGAACGTGTCGCCGTCCAGCACGCTGACGTGATGGTCGCCCGTCTCGACCACCAGCGTGATGTTCAGCGGATCGGCGGCAAAGACCGGCTTGTCCGCCGGCTGGTAGTCGGCATTCATCTCGCGGCTGGCGGCGATCTGCTCGGCGCTCCAGTCCGGGCGCCGGTCCAGCGGCGCGGTGACATAGCCGACCAGCGCGGCGATGGCTTCGGGCGACAGCCGGTCGGCAAAGCCCTCCATCTGGGTCGAGACCCGGCCTTGGGCGATCACCGCGTCGATGCCGCGCACGCGGCCCAGCG from Paracoccus sp. MA carries:
- a CDS encoding nitrite reductase, whose protein sequence is MIRPIASFSLLLLALPLAVQADPAADYAEHCAACHGEDRLGGTGPALIPETLGRVRGIDAVIAQGRVSTQMEGFADRLSPEAIAALVGYVTAPLDRRPDWSAEQIAASREMNADYQPADKPVFAADPLNITLVVETGDHHVSVLDGDTFEVLDRFATPFAVHGGPKFSPDGRFVYIMSRDGWVQKYDIWSLAEVGRIRAALNSRNIAISPDGRRIAVANYLPESLTILDSDLNPLRLIDTQVGGIPSRVSAVYQAPQRHSFVLALKDAPEIWEVATADLSIRRIPIDEPLDDFFFSPDYRQLIGANRDGDKGVVIDLDDGHKVAELPLPGMPHLGSGITWERDGRRVMATPHLGEGVLSVIDMQDWSLVKQIKTDGPGFFLRGHATSPYVWADVFFGPHKDEMHIIDKQTLEIVRTLAPFPGQTFAHSEFTRDGSHVLVSLWEDEGAVVVYDARTLDEVKRLPMRKPSGKYNVWNKITFEDGTSH